The Thermodesulfobacteriota bacterium genome includes the window AGCCACCCCCGTAGGACCGCCAGCTTCCCCTGTCCTCCGTTTCATGCCCCATGCTCGACACCCCGGGCCCACTTGCCACCCCTCCGGCAACTCGCCGGCATCATCCTCCGGCGGAGCAAGCCCCGCCCGATTTTGCCGTCGAGGGCCCCACACCGGAACTCACCCGGGTGCTCACCCTTGGAGCGCTTCCGCGATCCTTCGGGCGAGGGCTTCGGGGAGGCCCGGCACGGCGGCGATCTCCTCGGGGGTTGCTTCCCGGAGGCGCTTGAGGCTCCCGAAGTGCTTCAAGAGGGCCTTTCGGCGGCGCTCGCCGACGCCGGGGATCGCTTCGAGCGCGGAGGCGAGGCTGGCGCGGGTGCGGCGCTTGCGGTGGTGGGTGAGGGCGAAGCGGTGGGCCTCGTCGCGCAGGCGCTGGAGGAGGAAGAGGGCCGAGGAGCTGCGGGGCAACACCACCGGGTTCACGCGCCCGGGCAGGAACACCCGCTCGGGGGAGTGCTCCACTTCCACCCCCGCGCCCGGGAGAGCCCGGGCCTTGGCCAGGCCCGCGGCGGGCACCTCGGCCCCCGCGTCGGCCAGGGCCCGCTGGGCCACCGAGAGCTGCCCCCGGCCCCCGTCCACGAGGAGGAGGTCGGGAAGCTCCCAGCCCTCTTCCCCCCGGCGGGCGAGCCGCCGGGAGAGGACCTCGTAGAGCATGGCGAAGTCGTCGGAGCCGTCCACCGTGCGCACCACGAAGCGCCGGTAGCCCTCCTTGCGGGGAAACCCGTCGGCGAAGGTCACCAGGCTCCCCACGGCTTCGCGCCCCTGGACGTTGGAGATGTCGTAGCACTCGATCCGGCGGGGTAGGGCGGGAAGGTGCAGCTTCGCCTGGAGCTCGGCCAGGGCCGCCTCGTACCCCACCTTGGTGCGGCGTCGCTCGGCCAGGAGCTCCCGGGCGTTCTCCTCGGCCATGCCCAGGAGCTGCGCCTTCTCGCCCCGCCGGGGCGAGACGACCTCCACGGCCTTGCCCCGCTTCTCCCCCAGCCACTCCTCGAGGAGCGCCCGGTCGCCGGGGGCCAGTCCCAGGCCCACCACCACCTCGGGAGGGATGATGCGGTCGCCCCGGTAGTACTGCTGCACGAACTGGGCGGCCACTTCCGGGTCTTC containing:
- a CDS encoding helix-hairpin-helix domain-containing protein, with translation EDPEVAAQFVQQYYRGDRIIPPEVVVGLGLAPGDRALLEEWLGEKRGKAVEVVSPRRGEKAQLLGMAEENARELLAERRRTKVGYEAALAELQAKLHLPALPRRIECYDISNVQGREAVGSLVTFADGFPRKEGYRRFVVRTVDGSDDFAMLYEVLSRRLARRGEEGWELPDLLLVDGGRGQLSVAQRALADAGAEVPAAGLAKARALPGAGVEVEHSPERVFLPGRVNPVVLPRSSSALFLLQRLRDEAHRFALTHHRKRRTRASLASALEAIPGVGERRRKALLKHFGSLKRLREATPEEIAAVPGLPEALARRIAEALQG